A single window of Zeugodacus cucurbitae isolate PBARC_wt_2022May chromosome X, idZeuCucr1.2, whole genome shotgun sequence DNA harbors:
- the LOC114804696 gene encoding uncharacterized protein LOC114804696 encodes MKNVTTATNTEMEVETDADSESIAQENRETAVPANQVGDTVDKIRKTFTLSKGSADISKTLHKTITEILQDDAKIFSTGPEKDLEIRDICGRTAEAIKIRKTFRGTQTASVTLTAATAQKVVGEYGKKRIGWKIVTALFPQQHSFDYQLTPCELDDVPPVTEEELLDACNRVGNNKAPGLDGIPNIALKIIIKAAPTLFLNAYNACPKEGIFLRKWKQQRLVLLPKGKKPPEEPSSHLPLCILDTAGKIFERIFHQRIDTVIDPLLADNQYGFRKGSSGC; translated from the exons ATGAAAAATGTGACCACCGCCACCAACACTGAGATGGAGGTTGAGACAGATGCGGACTCTGAGTCTATAGCTCAAGAGAACCGCGAG ACGGCAGTACCCGCTAACCAGGTCGGTGACACAGTCGACAAAATTCGGAAGACTTTCACACTGTCGAAAGGCAGTGCGGACATAAGCAAAACACTGCATAAGACTATTACAGAAATACTGCAGGATGACGCTAAAATCTTTAGTACAGGACCTGAAAAAGATCTAGAGATACGTGACATTTGTGGCAGAACTGCAGAAGCGATCAAAATCCGTAAAACTTTTAGAGGCACACAGACTGCGTCGGTCACGctgacagcagcaacagcgcaGAAAGTAGTAGGAGAATACGGCAAGAAAAGGATCGGCTGG AAAATCGTCACTGCACTGTTTCCACAGCAACACAGTTTCGATTATCAGTTAACGCCATGCGAACTGGACGACGTTCCACCTGTCACTGAAGAAGAATTGCTGGATGCCTGTAATCGTGTAGGAAATAATAAAGCGCCGGGATTGGACGGAATCCCTAATATAGCCTTGAAGATCATCATAAAGGCAGCACCAACATTATTTCTAAATGCTTACAATGCATGCCCCAAGGAGGGGATTTTTCTTCGGAAGTGGAAACAGCAACGATTGGTACTGTTACCTAAAGGGAAGAAACCACCAGAAGAACCGTCATCTCACCTACCACTCTGCATACTAGATACAGCGGGTAAGATATTCGAGCGCATATTCCATCAACGAATAGATACCGTAATCGACCCACTCCTGGCAGACAACCAGTATGGATTCCGGAAAGGATCCTCTGGTTGTTAA